A stretch of Lathyrus oleraceus cultivar Zhongwan6 chromosome 6, CAAS_Psat_ZW6_1.0, whole genome shotgun sequence DNA encodes these proteins:
- the LOC127093728 gene encoding sugar transporter ERD6-like 6, translated as MDVHVGQSNKSQPCLKHGRQIGSKDKNPLTRKGAKNKDCPSEDIENLKESPDIINTSALEEADQEYISPDSDLYATLSLVSVAGVVVMVIAFSLGLGAMPWIIMSEILPINIKDLAGSFATLANWFFSWLVTLTTNLLLDWSSGECCEM; from the exons ATGGATGTCCATGTTGGACAATCTAACAAGTCTCAACCATGCCTGAAGCATGGAAGACAAATCGGTTCCAAAGATAAAAATCCTTTAACAAGAAAGGGAGCTAAGAATAAAGATTGCCCGAGCGAGGATATAGAAAATTTAAAAGAATCTCCAGACATAATAAACACTTCAGCTCTAGAAGAGGCTGATCAG GAATATATATCACCAGATTCTGATTTATATGCGACATTGAGCCTCGTATCGGTGGCTGGAGTTGTG GTCATGGTTATTGCATTCTCTCTGGGATTAGGAGCAATGCCATGGATTATAATGTCTGAG ATTCTTCCGATTAACATCAAAGACCTAGCTGGAAGTTTTGCAACACTTGCCAATTGGTTCTTTTCCTGGTTGGTTACATTAACAACAAATTTGCTCTTGGATTGGAGTTCGGGAG AGTGTTGtgagatgtag